One region of Rana temporaria chromosome 11, aRanTem1.1, whole genome shotgun sequence genomic DNA includes:
- the ORC6 gene encoding origin recognition complex subunit 6 has protein sequence MMETDVLRRLAPKMGLTSGRVLGKAEELLRMSQLKCAGLSAMSTATSTAVMCLQLAATSLHHPVDKDYLVRLSGLNKKVYQNCLKSFECLLGVDTKLGIRDLAVQHGCMEAVNLASNILSRYEATLPQAQQEDLDLSKPLFITAALYSACRCLKLKMEKNKILATSGVKKVIFERLCVQLEKIGSQICQENLAITQQPRKKQKTLLECIEQNDDYSEDDDEEIPHKRARSEPENKEQVYEEWKRKILLNASKAASGE, from the exons ATGATGGAGACGGACGTGCTGCGGAGACTGGCACCGAAGATGGGGCTCACCTCCGGCCGGGTCCTGGG GAAAGCGGAGGAGCTGCTGCGCATGTCGCAGTTAAAGTGCGCAGGACTCTCGGCCATGTCTACAGCGACGAGTACCGCGGTCATGTGTCTTCAGCTCGCAGCCACGTCTCTACATCATCCCGTGGATAAG gaCTATCTGGTGCGGCTGTCCGGACTCAACAAGAAGGTCTATCAAAACTGCCTCAAGTCCTTTGAGTGTTTGCTTGGTGTGGATACCAAATTGGGCATCCGAGATCTGGCCGTACAACATGGCTGCATGGAGGCCGTGAACCTCGCATCCAACATCCTCAGCAG ATATGAAGCTACGCTGCCTCAGGCTCAGCAAGAAGATCTTGATTTATCCAAACCTTTGTTTATCACCGCCGCTCTGTACTCCGCTTGCAG GTGTCTGAAGTTGAAAATGGAAAAGAACAAGATACTTGCTACCTCGGGTGTGAAGAAAGTAATATTTGAGCGTCTCTGCGTTCAGTTGGAGAAGATCGGATCGCAGATCTGTC AGGAAAACCTCGCCATCACGCAGCAGCCGCGGAAAAAGCAGAAGACTCTCCTGGAATGTATAGAACAGAATGACG ATTATTCGGAAGATGATGATGAGGAGATCCCACACAAACGAGCGCGCTCCGAGCCAGAAAACAAAGAGCAAGTTTACGAGGAGTGGAAAAGGAAAATTCTATTAAATGCATCAAAAGCCGCCAGTGGAGAATAA